From Campylobacter concisus, a single genomic window includes:
- a CDS encoding xylanase, with product MSVTVLMYHHVLKKSGFIASSVDEFRDQMKFLAQNGYKSLSSAEFVAYKKGELSVPKKSVFITFDDGWKDNFFYAYPIIKEFNLKATIFLVAGWIEQASRKSGEFIELDHNEYKNAAPTRPEDVFLNYEEIAKMKECFDFHSHTYTHFDDYFGICEMKENFTKCKEFMYKNFGFDDKLLCWPRGKFNDELKNVAKSVGYEVFFTTKRGINKPDGVLDDIRRIAVKKDASWLKKTLFIYQNDLLGSLYSTLKS from the coding sequence ATGAGTGTAACAGTTTTAATGTATCATCATGTGCTTAAAAAAAGTGGGTTTATTGCAAGTAGCGTAGATGAGTTTAGAGATCAGATGAAATTTTTGGCTCAAAATGGCTACAAATCGCTAAGTTCGGCTGAGTTTGTAGCATATAAAAAAGGTGAGCTTAGTGTGCCTAAAAAGAGTGTCTTTATCACATTTGATGATGGCTGGAAGGATAATTTTTTCTACGCATATCCTATTATCAAGGAATTTAATCTTAAAGCGACTATTTTTCTAGTTGCTGGCTGGATAGAGCAGGCGAGTAGAAAAAGTGGCGAGTTTATAGAGTTAGATCATAACGAATACAAAAATGCTGCACCAACTAGACCTGAAGATGTCTTTTTAAACTACGAGGAAATAGCAAAGATGAAAGAGTGCTTCGACTTTCACTCGCATACTTACACGCATTTCGATGATTATTTTGGTATTTGTGAAATGAAAGAAAATTTTACAAAATGTAAAGAATTTATGTATAAAAATTTTGGCTTTGATGACAAGCTACTTTGCTGGCCAAGAGGTAAATTTAATGATGAGCTAAAAAATGTGGCAAAAAGCGTTGGCTATGAGGTTTTTTTTACAACAAAGCGTGGGATAAATAAACCTGATGGTGTGCTTGATGACATAAGGCGCATAGCTGTAAAAAAAGATGCAAGCTGGCTAAAAAAGACACTATTTATCTATCAAAATGACCTTTTAGGCTCACTATATTCAACACTAAAATCTTAA
- a CDS encoding glycosyltransferase, with the protein MNNPIYIISLKRDEERRQNLQRQFNRYDEFKIIDAVDAKNFSINEYYSAMIDCLLKSCDEKYKFKIPPLVATPGELACTMSHIKAYEDFLQGDAEFTLILEDDVIGNDELINEAFLLCKDISSDSILICGVQDGLNSRFRAFGKKIKENLYLISPYSYASIYRTAAYILTRKSAKALLDFYKDGLYGADKWEAILKNTDLKMYFSNIFSHPEELNSSSLEIQRKQKDRISSLFKRCNKNFSYKISRFYEKHIAKNERIFTK; encoded by the coding sequence ATGAATAATCCTATCTATATAATATCATTAAAAAGAGATGAAGAGCGAAGGCAAAATTTACAAAGACAATTTAACAGATATGATGAATTTAAAATAATAGATGCAGTTGATGCTAAAAATTTTAGCATCAATGAGTATTACAGCGCCATGATAGATTGCCTACTAAAATCATGCGATGAAAAGTATAAATTTAAAATACCACCATTAGTAGCAACTCCGGGTGAGCTAGCCTGCACAATGTCACATATAAAAGCCTATGAGGATTTTTTACAAGGCGACGCGGAATTTACTTTAATATTAGAGGATGATGTTATTGGAAATGACGAATTAATAAATGAGGCCTTTTTGCTATGCAAAGATATAAGTAGTGATAGCATTTTGATATGCGGTGTGCAAGATGGATTAAATAGTAGATTTCGTGCTTTTGGCAAAAAAATAAAAGAAAATTTATATCTTATCTCACCATACTCATACGCTAGTATATATAGAACGGCTGCTTACATTCTAACAAGAAAGAGTGCAAAAGCTCTGCTTGATTTTTACAAAGATGGCCTTTACGGAGCCGATAAATGGGAAGCGATCCTAAAAAACACTGATCTAAAAATGTACTTTAGCAACATCTTTTCTCATCCAGAGGAGCTAAATAGCTCTAGCTTAGAAATCCAAAGAAAGCAAAAAGATAGGATAAGTTCTCTTTTTAAAAGATGTAATAAAAATTTCTCATACAAAATTTCAAGATTTTATGAAAAACATATAGCTAAAAATGAGAGAATTTTTACAAAGTAA
- a CDS encoding glycosyl transferase family 1: MNILHTQTLFNWGGEQNKTLNEMRFMREMGHNVILFCNPNSQIESIAKKEGFSVIAQEMNKKNFHKSVPALCETISSNKIDIVITHGSTDSWVGAIAGLFYRSKGVKFYKERHNLFPIKGFLSKLMHKKLFDKILYISDSVKEYLLSIGVSKDKLFFMPSTVDVEAIYATKSTFRDEFNISQDELVIGTFTSLYRKKGVFDFASAAKEILKEKDATIVFAGNISESTKNEIASIFSKKDKIIFTGFRKDAANIIKGFDIYVFASHSEGLGTVLLEAMSSKVPVVVYDNAPMNVLVKDKERGLCAKNLDEVSLKECILGLIDEPEKAKIYSQNAFKFVNENFSHKALKEAIKNLLEQK; the protein is encoded by the coding sequence ATGAATATTCTTCACACGCAGACACTTTTTAACTGGGGTGGCGAGCAAAATAAGACGCTAAACGAGATGCGTTTTATGCGCGAGATGGGTCATAATGTCATACTTTTTTGCAACCCAAATTCTCAGATAGAAAGCATTGCAAAAAAAGAAGGCTTTAGTGTTATAGCACAAGAGATGAATAAGAAAAATTTTCATAAAAGCGTACCAGCACTTTGCGAAACGATAAGCTCAAACAAGATAGATATCGTAATCACACATGGCTCGACTGATAGCTGGGTTGGAGCAATTGCTGGACTATTTTACAGAAGCAAAGGCGTTAAATTTTACAAGGAAAGGCATAATCTTTTTCCTATAAAAGGCTTTCTTTCAAAACTCATGCACAAAAAGCTATTTGATAAAATTTTATACATCTCAGATAGTGTCAAAGAGTACCTGTTAAGCATCGGAGTTAGCAAAGATAAGCTCTTTTTTATGCCAAGCACGGTTGATGTGGAGGCGATATATGCTACAAAAAGTACATTTAGAGATGAGTTTAATATATCTCAAGATGAGCTAGTCATCGGTACTTTCACCTCTCTTTACCGCAAAAAAGGAGTCTTTGACTTTGCAAGTGCCGCAAAAGAGATTTTAAAAGAGAAGGACGCCACAATAGTTTTTGCAGGAAATATCAGTGAAAGCACAAAAAATGAGATTGCCTCGATTTTTAGCAAAAAAGATAAGATTATATTTACTGGTTTTAGAAAAGACGCGGCAAATATCATAAAAGGCTTTGATATCTACGTATTTGCCTCGCACTCTGAGGGGCTTGGTACGGTATTGCTTGAGGCGATGAGCTCAAAAGTACCAGTCGTAGTCTATGATAACGCCCCGATGAACGTACTAGTTAAAGACAAAGAGCGTGGGCTTTGTGCTAAAAATTTAGATGAGGTTTCACTAAAAGAGTGTATTTTAGGGCTGATAGATGAGCCTGAAAAAGCTAAAATTTACTCACAAAATGCCTTTAAATTTGTGAATGAAAACTTTAGCCACAAGGCGCTAAAAGAGGCTATTAAAAATTTACTGGAGCAAAAATGA
- a CDS encoding heptosyltransferase, with protein sequence MKILVIKFRNIGDVLLTTPLIENLHHYYPDTTIDFALNKGTEEMIEGNPYINKIHIYDRQSANSGFFKKLITEIKFIKAIKKEKYDMAIQTTTGDRGIIISKYAKIKKIVGFLGKNQSINKLLNVKAKYYENFSHTIDHNLNALRALGFEPVSKKVSVFSDESVERLNLPKRFVHMHLTSRWMFKCANDKSMAELIDYCENELGVKVVLTSDNKENELEKLTSVLKICKSEPINLGGKLNLKQTITLSKRSSLFIGVDTAIMHIAAANDVPVIAFFGPSNAFEWGPWDNSLMENGYTAQNGIQNMGKHIVYQKDWDFVPCDKEGIAKHGIEKTLMDFSDEMPKIKAKIKEILG encoded by the coding sequence ATGAAAATATTAGTAATTAAATTTAGGAACATCGGCGACGTGCTTTTGACCACGCCTCTTATTGAAAATTTGCACCACTACTATCCAGATACGACCATCGACTTTGCTCTAAATAAAGGGACTGAAGAGATGATTGAGGGCAATCCTTATATAAATAAAATCCACATTTACGATAGACAAAGTGCAAATTCTGGCTTTTTTAAAAAACTAATTACCGAGATAAAATTTATAAAAGCCATCAAAAAAGAAAAATACGATATGGCCATACAAACAACTACGGGGGATCGTGGTATCATCATCTCAAAATACGCAAAGATCAAAAAAATAGTAGGCTTTCTTGGCAAAAATCAATCAATAAATAAACTTCTAAACGTCAAAGCAAAATACTATGAAAATTTTTCACATACGATCGATCATAATCTAAATGCTTTAAGGGCTTTGGGATTTGAACCGGTTAGCAAAAAGGTGAGTGTATTTTCGGACGAGAGTGTGGAGCGTCTAAATTTACCAAAACGCTTTGTACATATGCATCTTACAAGCCGCTGGATGTTTAAATGCGCAAATGACAAGAGCATGGCAGAGCTCATCGACTACTGCGAAAATGAACTTGGGGTAAAGGTCGTGCTAACAAGTGATAATAAAGAAAATGAGTTAGAAAAGCTAACAAGCGTACTAAAAATTTGCAAAAGTGAGCCCATAAATTTAGGTGGCAAGCTAAATTTGAAACAAACGATCACCTTATCGAAGCGTTCAAGCCTTTTTATCGGTGTTGATACCGCCATCATGCATATTGCCGCTGCAAATGATGTACCAGTCATAGCCTTTTTTGGTCCAAGTAATGCTTTTGAGTGGGGGCCTTGGGATAACTCACTCATGGAAAATGGCTATACAGCACAAAATGGTATCCAAAATATGGGGAAACACATCGTCTATCAAAAAGACTGGGACTTTGTGCCTTGCGATAAAGAGGGCATAGCAAAGCATGGAATAGAAAAGACCTTGATGGATTTTAGCGACGAAATGCCAAAAATAAAAGCCAAAATAAAAGAAATTTTAGGATAG
- a CDS encoding glycosyl transferase — protein sequence MLSVVILTFNSEKYLKEVLESAKFADEVIVVDSGSSDSTKQICQNFSNVKFYEQAWLGFGAQKQKGVDLAKNEWIFVLDSDEVITNELRNELVNTLKEPKFMAYNVARLNFFFGKAIKNMGLYPDYTVRLFNKNFAKFDGRAVHEKVVLNDGPQRLGALKNHFLHYAYESIEQFIAKQNRYSSMGAKRNLLKALTSPAWTFFKLYVLKGGFKEGFTGYVIARLYAQYTFWKYIK from the coding sequence ATGCTAAGTGTGGTCATCTTAACTTTTAACAGCGAAAAATACCTAAAAGAGGTGTTAGAGAGCGCTAAATTTGCTGATGAGGTCATCGTGGTTGATAGTGGCTCAAGCGACAGCACAAAGCAAATTTGTCAAAATTTTAGTAATGTTAAATTCTATGAGCAAGCTTGGCTGGGATTTGGCGCGCAAAAGCAAAAGGGCGTGGATCTAGCTAAAAACGAGTGGATCTTTGTACTTGATAGTGACGAGGTGATCACAAATGAGCTTAGAAATGAGCTTGTAAATACACTAAAAGAGCCAAAATTTATGGCCTACAACGTAGCTAGGCTAAATTTTTTCTTTGGCAAAGCGATCAAAAATATGGGGCTCTATCCAGACTACACAGTGAGGCTTTTTAACAAAAATTTTGCCAAATTTGATGGCAGAGCCGTGCATGAAAAGGTCGTTTTAAATGACGGCCCACAAAGGCTTGGCGCGCTTAAAAACCACTTCTTGCATTACGCATATGAGAGCATCGAGCAGTTTATCGCTAAGCAAAATCGCTACTCAAGCATGGGCGCAAAGAGAAATTTACTAAAGGCGCTTACAAGCCCAGCGTGGACATTTTTTAAGCTTTACGTGCTAAAAGGTGGCTTTAAAGAGGGCTTTACTGGCTACGTCATAGCCAGACTTTACGCTCAGTACACATTTTGGAAATACATAAAATGA
- a CDS encoding lipid A biosynthesis acyltransferase, which translates to MDRLYLAGFYTLKFLIFLLPSSLRDLLAKFLAFSYMNLNKKRLHVVMTNLNLAFGDTKTKKEKLEIAKKCYYNFAKYLGINFILNQNTTKQKVLEKVSFKNEHNLLEALKLDRPIIVTTAHFGQWELFSLAMAARFGAVSVLGRKLDSKSMDKILSANRSQFDVELIDKDGGAKDILKALKTRRIVGILVDQNTAPKDGIKVKFFDKDVLHTPAASVLAQKTNALIINAFIYQKDENISEICFSPAIDINKFDKEEAVQKVTQMQCSACEEMVRARPEEYFWFHKRFKRFYEKEYKC; encoded by the coding sequence ATGGATAGGCTCTATCTGGCTGGCTTTTATACTTTAAAATTTTTGATATTTTTACTGCCTAGCTCACTTAGAGATTTGCTCGCTAAATTTTTAGCTTTTTCGTATATGAATCTTAATAAAAAGCGACTTCACGTCGTTATGACAAATTTAAACCTTGCTTTTGGTGATACAAAAACCAAGAAAGAGAAGCTTGAGATCGCTAAAAAATGCTACTACAACTTTGCAAAATACCTTGGTATAAATTTCATCCTAAATCAAAATACAACAAAGCAAAAAGTGCTTGAAAAAGTTAGTTTTAAAAATGAGCATAATCTGCTTGAAGCGCTTAAGCTTGATCGTCCGATTATCGTGACGACCGCGCATTTTGGGCAATGGGAGCTTTTTAGCTTAGCAATGGCTGCTCGTTTTGGTGCAGTCTCAGTGCTTGGCAGAAAGCTTGATAGTAAAAGCATGGATAAAATTTTAAGTGCAAATAGATCGCAGTTTGACGTGGAGCTCATTGACAAAGATGGCGGCGCAAAAGACATCTTAAAAGCGCTAAAAACTAGGCGAATAGTGGGAATTTTAGTCGATCAAAATACCGCTCCAAAAGATGGCATAAAGGTGAAATTTTTTGACAAAGATGTACTTCACACGCCAGCTGCGAGCGTGCTAGCTCAAAAAACAAATGCCCTAATAATTAATGCATTTATCTATCAAAAAGATGAAAACATAAGTGAAATTTGCTTTTCGCCAGCCATTGATATAAATAAATTTGACAAAGAAGAAGCGGTGCAAAAAGTAACGCAAATGCAGTGCAGCGCGTGCGAAGAGATGGTTAGAGCAAGGCCTGAGGAGTACTTTTGGTTTCACAAACGCTTTAAAAGATTTTACGAAAAAGAGTATAAATGCTAA
- a CDS encoding lipopolysaccharide heptosyltransferase I has translation MQNKNQLKIAIVKLSALGDIVHAAIVLQFIKKHHPNAHITWLVDARFASLLKDHPLIDELVVLPLKESFKKSYKIIKTLGKFDKVIDMQGLFKSAVVAKLLGKEIYGFSKESVKEKIAARLYKHKFKIDYNENIIVRNLSLAGFALNFSFDRSEILEKSPCFEIVGNFKNESGKKRVLIAAFASEESKIYDKFKQVIRLLDGCEIYLCYGNDSEKARAEAIILGTEVKLLEKLSIKDMIDYIASCDLVIGNDSGLTHLAWAINRPSITLFGNRPSHRNAYITDKNLVIDMGKQIDARSIDKNDFCIREIFPETIANFAKRLLNG, from the coding sequence ATGCAAAACAAAAATCAACTAAAAATAGCCATTGTAAAGCTATCAGCACTTGGTGACATTGTCCATGCGGCTATAGTGCTTCAGTTTATCAAAAAGCACCATCCAAATGCCCATATCACATGGCTCGTTGATGCTCGTTTTGCAAGCCTTTTAAAAGATCATCCACTAATCGACGAGCTAGTCGTTTTACCACTTAAAGAGAGCTTTAAAAAAAGCTACAAGATCATAAAAACGCTTGGTAAATTTGACAAAGTAATTGATATGCAGGGACTTTTTAAATCAGCCGTCGTCGCAAAACTACTTGGTAAAGAAATTTACGGTTTTAGCAAAGAAAGCGTCAAAGAGAAAATAGCTGCTAGACTTTACAAGCATAAATTCAAAATTGACTACAACGAAAACATAATAGTTAGAAATCTAAGCCTTGCAGGATTTGCTCTAAATTTTAGCTTTGATAGAAGTGAAATTTTAGAAAAATCGCCATGCTTTGAAATAGTTGGAAATTTTAAAAATGAAAGTGGCAAAAAGCGTGTATTGATCGCTGCATTTGCGAGTGAAGAGAGTAAAATTTATGACAAATTTAAACAAGTGATCAGACTGCTTGATGGATGTGAAATTTATCTTTGCTACGGCAACGACAGCGAAAAAGCAAGAGCAGAGGCGATCATCTTGGGCACCGAGGTAAAGCTACTTGAAAAACTAAGCATAAAAGATATGATAGATTACATCGCTAGTTGTGATTTGGTAATTGGCAACGATAGTGGCCTAACACACCTTGCATGGGCGATAAATAGGCCTTCTATCACGCTTTTTGGCAACCGTCCAAGCCACAGAAATGCTTACATCACGGATAAAAATTTAGTTATAGATATGGGTAAGCAAATAGACGCGAGAAGTATCGATAAAAACGACTTTTGCATAAGAGAGATTTTCCCAGAAACGATTGCAAATTTTGCAAAAAGGCTACTAAATGGATAG
- a CDS encoding 3'-5' exonuclease, giving the protein MAKSYICVFDCETIPDANLIRKIYGIDGSDEDVSIQAMALQKEASGNEFLPVMFHRVVAISAVMADEYGKFLKVSTMEGRDECEIIAKFLKFINDYNPRLVSFNGRGFDLPMLMVRAMRYNLNAAAYYESENKELNKNKWENYRARYSPKFHLDLLDFISDFGSVRGLKLNTLCASLNLPGKYDVHGDQVLELYYAGELDKINEYCESDVLNTYWLFLKFELLQANILQDDYINHLSVMSEFLAKNCSHRGYTEVFCEAIKDELARLNGKLDYEIKVQKESEDYEEFDDFGDLDGTKDTPEQLNERLARQGLDGLLKKASEVTSATKKDKSFIEEKLPEINLDEE; this is encoded by the coding sequence ATGGCAAAAAGCTACATCTGTGTTTTTGACTGCGAGACTATACCTGATGCAAATTTGATAAGAAAAATTTACGGCATTGACGGAAGTGATGAAGATGTGAGCATCCAGGCGATGGCTTTACAAAAAGAGGCTAGTGGCAACGAGTTTTTACCTGTGATGTTTCATAGAGTTGTGGCGATCTCTGCGGTAATGGCCGATGAATATGGTAAATTTTTAAAAGTTAGTACAATGGAGGGCAGGGACGAATGCGAGATCATCGCTAAATTTTTAAAATTTATAAATGACTACAATCCAAGGCTTGTTAGCTTTAATGGCCGCGGCTTTGACCTGCCTATGCTAATGGTACGTGCGATGCGATATAACCTAAATGCGGCGGCTTATTATGAGAGCGAAAACAAAGAGCTAAATAAAAACAAATGGGAAAATTATAGAGCCAGATATTCGCCTAAATTTCACCTTGACCTGCTTGATTTTATAAGCGATTTTGGAAGTGTAAGAGGGCTAAAGCTCAACACTCTTTGTGCTAGCTTAAATTTACCTGGCAAGTATGACGTGCACGGTGATCAGGTACTTGAGCTCTACTACGCTGGCGAGCTTGATAAGATCAACGAATACTGCGAAAGCGACGTTCTTAACACCTACTGGTTATTTTTAAAATTTGAGCTTTTGCAGGCAAATATCTTGCAAGATGACTATATAAATCACCTAAGTGTGATGAGCGAGTTTTTGGCGAAAAACTGCTCTCATAGGGGATATACCGAAGTCTTTTGCGAAGCCATAAAAGATGAGCTAGCTAGACTTAATGGCAAGCTTGATTACGAGATCAAGGTTCAAAAAGAGAGTGAGGATTATGAGGAATTTGATGATTTTGGCGATCTTGACGGCACAAAAGATACCCCTGAACAGCTAAATGAGCGTTTGGCAAGACAAGGACTTGATGGACTTTTGAAAAAGGCTAGTGAAGTTACCTCAGCTACCAAAAAAGATAAGAGTTTTATAGAAGAAAAACTACCTGAAATAAATTTGGACGAAGAGTAG
- the murD gene encoding UDP-N-acetylmuramoylalanine--D-glutamate ligase (UDP-N-acetylmuramoylalanine--D-glutamate ligase; involved in peptidoglycan biosynthesis; cytoplasmic; catalyzes the addition of glutamate to the nucleotide precursor UDP-N-acetylmuramoyl-L-alanine during cell wall formation), whose protein sequence is MRKSLFGYGGTIKAIAKNFTKDGLWDIYDDKFSEISKDEFGNALLPVSEFDPVKSSLEIPSPGIPPHHELIKKARNLVSEYDYFYEIYKENLPFNIWISGTNGKTTTTKMTQHLLESKGSVMGGNVGIALANLDPHAKIWILETSSFTLHYTNHATPGIYVLLPITPDHLSWHGDMSEYEKAKLKPLASMSESSVAIVPEIYANTPTRAKVITYKDESDLAKFCGVSVDDINFKTPFLLDALLALAVEKILFDRCDIALLNTFVIEANKLEEFSDKNGRIWVNDTKATNIDASIQAVKRYKDHFIHLILGGDDKGVDMTPLFEDLKNLRVKIYAIGSNSDKLMKLATKFGIPALKCDFLQNAVNEINKELKTNEIALLSPAAASLDQFKSYAERGDKFKEFIKAL, encoded by the coding sequence ATGAGAAAATCGCTATTTGGCTATGGTGGCACGATAAAGGCGATCGCAAAGAATTTCACAAAAGACGGCCTTTGGGATATCTATGATGATAAATTTAGTGAAATTTCAAAAGATGAGTTTGGCAATGCTCTTTTGCCAGTTAGCGAATTTGATCCAGTAAAAAGTAGCCTAGAGATACCAAGTCCAGGTATCCCGCCTCATCACGAGCTTATTAAAAAAGCTAGAAATTTGGTAAGCGAGTATGACTATTTTTATGAAATTTATAAAGAAAATCTGCCATTTAATATCTGGATAAGCGGCACAAACGGCAAGACTACGACAACCAAGATGACACAGCACCTACTAGAGAGCAAGGGCTCAGTCATGGGCGGCAACGTTGGCATTGCGCTGGCAAATTTAGATCCGCACGCTAAAATTTGGATACTTGAGACTAGCTCATTTACTCTTCACTACACAAATCACGCCACACCTGGTATCTACGTGCTTTTGCCGATCACTCCAGACCATCTAAGCTGGCATGGCGATATGAGCGAATACGAAAAGGCTAAGTTAAAGCCGCTTGCTAGCATGAGTGAAAGTAGCGTGGCGATCGTGCCTGAAATTTACGCCAACACGCCAACAAGGGCAAAAGTGATCACTTACAAAGATGAGAGCGATCTGGCTAAATTTTGCGGTGTAAGCGTAGATGATATAAATTTTAAAACGCCATTTTTGCTTGATGCGCTGCTAGCACTTGCGGTAGAGAAAATTTTATTTGACCGCTGCGATATCGCACTTTTAAATACCTTCGTCATCGAGGCAAACAAGCTTGAAGAATTTAGCGATAAAAATGGCAGAATCTGGGTCAATGACACAAAAGCTACTAACATAGATGCGAGCATACAAGCCGTAAAACGCTACAAAGATCATTTCATACATCTAATACTTGGTGGCGATGATAAGGGTGTTGATATGACGCCACTTTTTGAAGACTTGAAGAATTTAAGAGTAAAAATTTACGCCATCGGCTCAAATAGTGACAAACTCATGAAATTAGCGACTAAATTTGGCATACCAGCCTTAAAATGCGACTTTTTGCAAAATGCTGTCAATGAGATAAATAAAGAGCTAAAGACCAACGAGATAGCGCTTCTAAGCCCAGCAGCTGCAAGCCTTGATCAGTTTAAGAGCTATGCCGAGCGAGGCGATAAATTTAAAGAGTTTATAAAGGCGCTTTAA
- a CDS encoding phospho-N-acetylmuramoyl-pentapeptide-transferase encodes MFYYIYEILNFNIFQYITVRAGIAFFIAFALTAYLMPKFITWAKAKNAAQPIYELAPQTHQKKAKTPTMGGLIFVFTAVLSTIICARLDNAFVLTSLFCLVCFTLLGYKDDYSKILGAKNHAGLSPKAKLFFQFLIAFVISIFLYTSHELSTEFYLPFFKQPILDLKIFAIFFWTLVIVAASNSVNLTDGLDGLATVPSIFSLLTLGVFAYICGHAVFSSYLLLPKIIGVGESVVVSSALIGSLMGFLWFNCHPAEVFMGDSGSLSVGAYIGFMGVATKNEILLIIIGLIFVVETLSVILQVGSFKIFKRRIFLMAPIHHHFEIKGWAENKIIVRFWIIALLANLIALTALKIR; translated from the coding sequence ATGTTTTACTATATCTATGAAATTTTAAATTTTAATATCTTTCAATACATCACCGTCCGTGCTGGTATCGCTTTTTTCATCGCTTTTGCACTCACAGCTTATTTGATGCCCAAATTTATCACTTGGGCAAAGGCAAAAAACGCCGCCCAACCTATCTACGAGCTTGCCCCACAAACTCACCAAAAAAAGGCCAAAACGCCGACCATGGGCGGACTTATCTTTGTCTTCACAGCCGTACTTTCCACGATAATTTGCGCAAGGCTTGATAACGCATTTGTCTTAACATCGCTTTTTTGCCTAGTTTGCTTTACACTGCTTGGCTACAAGGACGATTACAGCAAAATTTTAGGAGCAAAAAATCACGCTGGCCTAAGCCCAAAAGCAAAGCTCTTTTTTCAGTTTTTAATAGCTTTTGTAATTTCTATTTTTTTATATACAAGTCATGAGCTTAGCACCGAGTTTTATCTACCTTTTTTTAAGCAACCTATTTTGGATTTAAAAATTTTTGCCATTTTCTTTTGGACACTGGTCATAGTCGCTGCTTCAAATTCAGTAAATTTAACAGATGGGCTTGACGGGCTAGCTACCGTGCCATCGATATTTTCACTTTTAACACTTGGCGTTTTTGCTTATATCTGCGGACACGCTGTCTTTAGCTCATATTTACTCTTGCCAAAGATAATAGGTGTTGGTGAAAGCGTTGTTGTCTCTTCAGCCCTAATTGGCTCATTGATGGGCTTTTTATGGTTTAACTGCCATCCAGCTGAAGTCTTTATGGGCGATAGCGGCAGCCTAAGCGTTGGAGCATATATCGGTTTTATGGGCGTTGCGACAAAAAACGAAATTTTACTCATCATCATCGGCCTCATCTTTGTCGTTGAAACTCTAAGCGTCATCTTACAAGTGGGAAGCTTTAAAATTTTCAAACGCAGAATTTTTCTCATGGCGCCTATACATCATCATTTTGAGATAAAAGGCTGGGCGGAAAATAAGATCATCGTTCGCTTTTGGATCATCGCACTTTTAGCGAACCTAATCGCACTAACTGCGCTAAAGATCAGATAA